GGTCAAAAGGTGATAGTTGGCGGAGTTCATTGAGAGGTTTTTCGACTAATTGACTTGCCAATTCAATAAAATCTGCTTTTGTGCATTTATCTTTAATTAATGGTATGCCTAAGTGCTCTAGGTAGCGTTTTTCACCGCCGGTATAAATAAATGAATTTATTGATTTTGGTAGTTGGCTGGTTAGCCAGTCAATACATTGCTTGGTGTTTCTATTTTCTGGTTTGGTAGATAAATTGAACTGTTGAGTTAAGTAATTTAAGCCATAAGAGTAAAACAGTATTCCTTGATCAGGTTGAATAAGTTGGATGCTGCCACCGCCGGCGTCAATGATTGTATAATTTTCATTATAGCCATAGTGTTTGCAAGCTAAGCCAATAAGGTTGGCTTCTTGCTGTTGGCTTAGTACTTTTAAAGGAATGGCTAATTTTTTACAGGCTTGCTCAGCGTGTTTTTTTAAGACCTGATTATTTCTTAATGCAGCAGTACCTATCGCTAAAGTTGGACCATTAACTGCAAACTCAGTTAATAAACTGCTGAGCTGAGTATAAATAGTGTTGCTATCATATTTATTTTTTATCCATTGCCAACTTCTTAAGCAGCATATGATTAACTCGCCAGATTTTAAATGATAAAGCTTTGCTGAGTGACTGCCTAGATCAATGATCCATCGGTACTGCATCTATTGCCTCAAATAGTAAAGATGGAGAGGTTAGCTCTGGAAGTATTTTAAGTTCACATAAAGCTTTCTCAGTGAAAAAGGCCTGCTCAATAGCCATAATTTGAAAAATACTTTCATGAATCCATTGTTTGGTTAAGCTATTGGAGTTTGACAAAACTGCTGTTCGTAAAAAGCCAATCCATGAAGTCATAGTAATCCAGCAGTGATTACTTAATGCCTTTAATTGACAATCACTGGCTCTAATATAACCTGCTGTGCGCAGTGCTTCGTAAATCGCTTCTGCTGACTGTAAACAAAACCGAGAAAACTGTTTGTATCGCTCATGTAGTTTGGGGTCAGAAGATAGCAAGTGCTCCAGGTCTCGGTGAAAAAAACGGTAATACCACATACATTGTGCAACTTGTGTCAGGTAATCTTGCTTGTCTGCAAGTGTGATGGAGCGGCCATGTGGTAATACTAAAATTTTCTGTAAGTCATTCTCATATTGAAGATATATCTGATAAATGATTTCCTGCTTATTCTTGAAGTGATAATACAAGTTTCCTGGTGAGATGCCTAAGTGAGAGGCAATATGGTTTGTCGTTACATTGCGCTCCCCCTGTTCATTAAAGAGAGTCAAGCTGGCACTAATGATCTTATCTTGTGTTTTAGGCTTTGCCACTAATAAACCTGTTAAATCTATAAAACTTATTAAATCTATAGCTACTATTGACTAATTAGAGTAATAACTCTAATAATACTAACAGTGACAAGCAGTAAAAGGAATACAAATTAACGTCCTTCTTGCTGGAGAAGACCTGCTATGGCTACACCTGCTGCTCAAATGAGCTCAGCAACAGAGCTTAACCCTTTACTTGATCAACTCCGAGTGCTACAGAATGGGTTTCAAAAACAACCGATGCCAAAGGCCTTGGAGCGGATTGAATGGCTTGCCAAACTAAAGCAAGTACTGTTAAGTGCTCAGGATCAGCTGATTGCAGCGTTAAATGAAGACTTTGGTAATCGAGCAGCAGCAGAAACCATGCTGGGTGAAATCATGCCAAGTATTCAGGGCATTAATTATGCGATGAAGCACTTAAAGCGTTGGATGAAACCAAGCAAACGTCATGTGGGACTACAGTTGCAGCCAGCGAAAGCAAAAGTCATTTATCAGCCAGTGGGTGTTATTGGAATTATTGTACCTTGGAATTACCCGGTTTATTTAGCTATAGGGCCTTTAACAACCGCGCTGGCTGCGGGCAATCGAGCTTACTTGAAGCTTTCCGAATATACACCAAAAACCTCAGCATTATTGGCTGAGTTGTTAACCAATAACTTCCCTAATGATTTAGTTGCTGTTGCCACGGGTGATGCTCAAGTAGGGATTAGTTTTTCCAAATTGCCTTTTGATCATTTGTTATTTACCGGCTCAACTCAGGTGGGCCATGCGGTAATGGCGGCAGCGGCACAAAACCTTACCCCAGTAACATTAGAGTTGGGTGGTAAGTCACCGGTTATTATTGACCAGGATTTTCCCATTGCAGAGGCCGCTGAGCGAATTTGTTTTGGAAAGGCTTTTAATGCAGGGCAAACCTGTGTAGCTCCTGATTATATTTTATTGCCAAAATCGCAGGAAAACGATTTTATTAACGCTTTTAAAGCTCACTTCAGTAAAATGTATAGCGGCAATCAGCAGCACTACAGTTGTATTATTAATGAAAGGCAGCATCAGCGTTTGCAGGACTGGTTAGCAGATGCTACTAAGCAAGGTGCCACAGTGCATAAAGTGGAGAGTGTGGTTGAAGATGCTAATAAAGGCCACATGACGATGCATTTGGTTGCTAATACCAAACCTGGGATGAAGTTAAGACAGCAGGAAATCTTTGGGCCGATTCTGCCAATAGTAGGTTATAAAAACCTTGATGAAGCAATCGAGTTAATTAATGCTGGGTCTCGACCACTCGCCCTTTATTATTTTGGTTTTGATCAACAAAGACAGGAAAAAGTGCTGACCCATACCCACTCAGGAGGGGTATGTATTAACGATACCATGATGCATGTGGCAGTAGATGATTTACCTTTCGGTGGTATTGGTCATTCAGGAATGGGGCAATATCATGGACATGAAGGATTTCTTACATTTTCCAAAGCTAAACCTGTGTTTAGCAAAGGTAAATTTAATGGGGCTAAGTTGGTTTATCCGCCATATAAACAACTAATTTTAAAATTGTTATACCGATTATTTGTTAGATAATTTTTTGAGGATATCTAACAAATACTATTTTTAAAGGTCTTTGCAGCAAACTATAAAAAACGCGAAGCGTATGCCTGATAATAAATATGAATGTCATTTTACTTAATAAACGCTTTGCGTTGAAACGTCGTCAGCTTTTAAAAGTGGGAATTGCTGGCTCGTTAGCGCTTTCTGGTGTGATTACTATTAATCAGTTGGCTAATAATAGTTCTGATAGAAGTGCTATAGGCTATCAATTTTTAAGTGCAGGAGATGTTGGATTTTTTAGTGCCGTAGCACCAGTAATTTTGGGTGTTAGTAAAAATAAATCTGAATTAATCACTGCTGAACTGAAAGCTGGTAATGAATACTGGCGATCAACGCAACAAAATGCTTTTCTGAAACAATTAGATGCAAAACTTGCCTTTTTATCACCAGCATTACAGAAGGAGTTGAGAGAATTATTGGGATTAGTCAATTTATCCCTGACTCAGTGGCTAATAACGGGTGTGCGTGGTAGTTGGGAAAATGCGACCAACGACGAAATAGCTAGTTTTTTACAACGCTGGCAAACCAGCTCTATTAGTTTACTGCGAAAAGCACATCATGCATTAACCCAACTCTGTATTATGGTGTGGTATAGCCTGCCTATTAACTGGTCCAATATTGGTTACCCTGGTGTACCTTTTAAAAAAGTACTTATTACCCCCGTTAATCATTTTTAAAACACCTATTAAATGCAAACTAATAAAAATAGCCAAAGCGCATGACAATTTCTGATCCAATTCAACAAGGTATAAAGCAAGGCTGGCAGGTGGTTAATGGGCTAAAAGTGACCAAGCCGTTAGTCTTTGAAGCAGATGTAGTTATTATCGGTACAGGTGCTGGTGGAGGTATTGCGGCGGAAACTCTCAGTAATGCTGGTTTAACTGTGCTGATGGTTGAGGAAGGGCTGCTTCGGTCGTCTAATGATTTTAATATGGACGAGCATGTTGCTTATGGCGAGTTGTATCAGGAAGGAGGTGGGCGAACCACCAAAGATGGTGCGATTACCATTATGCAAGGTAAAGCGGTGGGTGGGACCACAGTAGTTAACTGGACTTCTAGTTTTCATATGCCAGAAGCAACCCTTCAGTATTGGCAGGATCAGTTTACTGTAGCTGGCATTAACTCCAGTACTTTAGCCCCTTGGTACCAATATATTGAAAAGCGTTTGAATATTGGTCCCTGGGATGTGCCACCAAATGCCAATAATGCTGTATTGAAATTAGGTTGTGAAAAGCTGGGTTATCAAGTAGCCAGTATTCCACGTAATGTTAAAGGTTGTTGGAATTTAGGTTATTGCGGCACGGGCTGCCCCACTAATGCAAAGCAGTCGATGCTGGTGACAACTATCCCAGCCGCTTTGGAAAATAACGCCACTTTATTATATGCCACAGTCGCCCAGCGCTTTAACTGGAAGCAAAGCCAAGTCAATGAACTAATTTGTTATCCATTAAAACAGGTTAATGGTGTTTTAAATAAACAGGCACCTATTACCATTAAGGCTAAGCATTATTTAATCGCAGCTGGGGCAATTGGCAGCCCAGCTATTCTAATGCGTTCCAATGTGCCTGATCCTTACCGCCGAATTGGTTTGCGAACATTTCTACACCCAGTGACGATGAGTGTTGCCCAAATGCCTCAGGAAGTTGCAGGTTATGCTGGCGCTCCTCAATCTATTTATTCTGATCATTTTCAATGGCCTGATGATGACCAAATGGGCTTTAAACTGGAAGTACCGCCTTTACAACCTGTATTGGCCTCTGTATTAATGAAGAAGACAGGTGATGCGTTACGTCAGCGTATGTTAAAACTGCCGTATACTCAGGTGCTATTGGCATTATTAAGAGATGGTTTTCACTCTGAAAGTCAGGGTGGCAGGGTAATATTACACAATGATGGTACTCCGATATTAGATTATCCACTTACTCCTTATATTTGGAAGGCAGTTAAGCATTCGCTGTTAACCATGGCAGAAATACAGTTTGCAGCAGGTGCAAAACAAGTGTTTCCTGCTCATATTGACTCTACTTTGAGTAATAGTTGGCATGAAGTTAAAGAGCAAATTAATAGGTTAGACCTTGTGTCTTATAAGACTTTATTAGGCTCTGCTCATGTGATGGGAGGCTGTGGAATGGGGGAGACCCCCTACAATAGTGTAGTGAATAGCCAGTGCCGTTTTCATCATTTTGATAATTTATCTATCCTAGATGGTTCAGTATTTCCCACCAGTATTGGCGCTAATCCACAGTTGTCGATTTATGCGCTTAGTGCATTACAGTCCAACCAGCTGGCAAATGAGTTGACGAAATCAAAAAGCAACAGCTGAATTATTTATCCGCAAATCACCTTGTATTTATATAATCTTCATATACCATTCGCTTTATACTCTCTTTGTATATAGTTATTGAGAAACGCTGAAAAAACCCGGAAATATTGTAATAGGGAAAACTATGAATACCGTTGTCTACCCAGGTACATTTGATCCGATTACCAAAGGTCATACCGATTTGATAGAGCGGGCTGCCAAACTGTTTGACCAAGTTGTTATTGCTGTAGCAGAAAGCCCAAAAAAGAAGCCTATCTTTTCCCTAGACCATCGGGTTTGCTTGGCCAAAGAGGTAACCAGTGGCCTGAAGAATGTGGAGGTGTGTGGTTTTAATAATCTATTGGCTGACTTTGTGCAGGAGCGTAAAGCTAATGTCATCTTGAGAGGGCTAAGGGCTGTTTCGGATTTTGAGTATGAATTTCAGCTGGCCAATATGAACCGTATCTTGGCCCCTAGTGTAGAGAGCTTATTTTTAACCCCTTCAGAAAAATACTCTTACATTTCCTCAACTTTAGTCAGAGAAATTGCCGCGTTAGGTGGAGATGTTTCCAAGTTTGTGCACCCTTGTGTTGAGAAAGCACTGAAAGGCTGTTTTGAGCCTCATAAACAATAGCTATGCTGGTTAAAACACACACAAACTGTCAGTTTTTCAGTTACCCAGAAGTAGCGTACAATTAGCACAGTGTAACAACAGCGTTCAGCAGCAATAAAAATGACATAGCGGGCTAGACGCTATAACTGTGAGCTTAGCAATGGCATTACTGATTACTGATGAGTGTATAAACTGCGATGTTTGTGAGCCAGAGTGCCCAAACAGTGCTATTTCTCCTGGCGAAGAAATTTATGAGATAGACCCAATGCTGTGCACTGAGTGTGTGGGGCATTATGATGAACCACAGTGCCAACAGGTATGTCCGGTTGACTGCATTCCCCATGATCCTGATCATCAGGAAAGTCATGATGAGTTAATGCAAAAGTATATGATTATTACTGGGCAGGCCAGTTAACCTTTTCGTCTTCTTCTGCTGGAATAAATTGGCATGAGCCATTAGTCAGTAAAAAAAGAAAACAAAATACCAATCCTGCAACGCTTTATGGCAACAGACCTTACCTTCCAGTATTGGGGGACTGTAAGTGTTCTGGTGCCAAGCGTTCAGGCCTAAATCAGGAATTTTATCCCGCCTGCAATAAAACTAGTCGTAGACAGTACAGCCTAAGCAGCGAACAAATGTTGCACGAGCAGGTTGCAAGACTAGTGTTTCAGCCGCCTGGCTTGCGTTCTCACCTAGTAATGAGAATGGTAAAGTAACCACGTAAGCGACAGAACCTACAACAGTCATCCCAAATAGTAATGGACGGGCAATCACTGCATCACCAATCATGGCATATGCAGAAGGATCTTGTTTCGTTCCCGTGATAGAGCGTTCTGCCTTTACATCCGCATCAATTGGTTCTATTTCAGCTTGACTGGTAGCAGGCATTGCTAAAAGTACAGTAGTTAAAACAGTCCCCAACAATCCTGAAAGCTTTGACTTCAGCCTTTGCATAGCGTTTTCCTTATTATCGAACGGTGCTTTTAAAATATACAACAACTATAACAACTCTGGGCCATCTGTCATCATTATGGCAACAATTAGACATATTTATTGCATATAGATGACAAAATAGGCTTTATTTATGGAGTCGACAATAATGGCCTATTACTCAACAGATTGTTTGTGAAATCTGTCGTATTTTTCGCTTGTCACCCCATGAGATTGGCTAACTCTGACAGCGTTGACAGTATACAGTTGCACGCTGTCCAAGCTTAATCTCTACTAATGTCTTACCACAGATTAGACAAGCTTCGCCGCCTCGGCCATATACAGATAACTCTTGTTTGAAGTAGCCTGGTTTTCCATCGCCGCCAACAAAGTCTTTTAAGGTGGTTCCCCCTTGTTTTATGGCTGCGACTAATACATGTTTAATTTCTGTGGCTAGGCGAAGATAACGTTGGCGAGAAATACTGCCAGCTTTTCTGTCTGGCTTTATGCCGGCTTTAAATAAAGCTTCATTGGCATAAATATTTCCAACCCCAACCACTACTTGGTTATCCATAATAAATTGCTTAACGGCCAATGATCGCTTTCTGGAAAGCTCAAATAATAAGTTGCCATCAAACTGATTGGTGAGGGGTTCTGGACCAAGGTGGCCTAAGAGTTGGTGTTCATTAATGGGGGTAGTGTTATCGGCCCATAAAATAGCGCCAAATTTTCTGGGATCGGTAAATCGCAAAATTTGCCCGTTACTAAATATAAAATCAGCGTGATCGTGTTTAGCGACTGGCTGGTCAGGAGAGACAATGCGCAAACTGCCAGACATACCTAAATGAATAATCAAGGTGCCCTGAGAGAAGCCAAACAATAAATATTTAGCTCGACGCTCTAAGCTGATTAGTTTAGAACCTGTGAGCAGCTTCGGCAAAGCAGCCGGAACAGGCCAGCGGAGGCGATGCTCTCTAATAACCACTTGTTTAACATTACTACCAACAATATGAGGACTTACGCCTCGACGGGTTGTTTCAACTTCTGGTAACTCTGGCATAAAAAAATCAGGACATAAAACAGGTGTAGCGTGGCTGGTTAAGTTGGCATAATAAAGCTTTAATCGCGGTTTTGGAATAAGGTTACCACTTGCTATGGCACATCAACTGCACTTGCTCGGTGTTGATACGGGCGGTACGTTCACTGATTTTGTGTACTTACAAACAGCGCCTCTA
This genomic interval from Spartinivicinus ruber contains the following:
- a CDS encoding Ppx/GppA phosphatase family protein: MQYRWIIDLGSHSAKLYHLKSGELIICCLRSWQWIKNKYDSNTIYTQLSSLLTEFAVNGPTLAIGTAALRNNQVLKKHAEQACKKLAIPLKVLSQQQEANLIGLACKHYGYNENYTIIDAGGGSIQLIQPDQGILFYSYGLNYLTQQFNLSTKPENRNTKQCIDWLTSQLPKSINSFIYTGGEKRYLEHLGIPLIKDKCTKADFIELASQLVEKPLNELRQLSPFDPKWMDGAIASNCLIVALLNKCSEDFFMVNNLTIVDGLPFAKELVASRAY
- a CDS encoding TetR/AcrR family transcriptional regulator — encoded protein: MAKPKTQDKIISASLTLFNEQGERNVTTNHIASHLGISPGNLYYHFKNKQEIIYQIYLQYENDLQKILVLPHGRSITLADKQDYLTQVAQCMWYYRFFHRDLEHLLSSDPKLHERYKQFSRFCLQSAEAIYEALRTAGYIRASDCQLKALSNHCWITMTSWIGFLRTAVLSNSNSLTKQWIHESIFQIMAIEQAFFTEKALCELKILPELTSPSLLFEAIDAVPMDH
- a CDS encoding coniferyl aldehyde dehydrogenase; the protein is MATPAAQMSSATELNPLLDQLRVLQNGFQKQPMPKALERIEWLAKLKQVLLSAQDQLIAALNEDFGNRAAAETMLGEIMPSIQGINYAMKHLKRWMKPSKRHVGLQLQPAKAKVIYQPVGVIGIIVPWNYPVYLAIGPLTTALAAGNRAYLKLSEYTPKTSALLAELLTNNFPNDLVAVATGDAQVGISFSKLPFDHLLFTGSTQVGHAVMAAAAQNLTPVTLELGGKSPVIIDQDFPIAEAAERICFGKAFNAGQTCVAPDYILLPKSQENDFINAFKAHFSKMYSGNQQHYSCIINERQHQRLQDWLADATKQGATVHKVESVVEDANKGHMTMHLVANTKPGMKLRQQEIFGPILPIVGYKNLDEAIELINAGSRPLALYYFGFDQQRQEKVLTHTHSGGVCINDTMMHVAVDDLPFGGIGHSGMGQYHGHEGFLTFSKAKPVFSKGKFNGAKLVYPPYKQLILKLLYRLFVR
- a CDS encoding GMC family oxidoreductase is translated as MTISDPIQQGIKQGWQVVNGLKVTKPLVFEADVVIIGTGAGGGIAAETLSNAGLTVLMVEEGLLRSSNDFNMDEHVAYGELYQEGGGRTTKDGAITIMQGKAVGGTTVVNWTSSFHMPEATLQYWQDQFTVAGINSSTLAPWYQYIEKRLNIGPWDVPPNANNAVLKLGCEKLGYQVASIPRNVKGCWNLGYCGTGCPTNAKQSMLVTTIPAALENNATLLYATVAQRFNWKQSQVNELICYPLKQVNGVLNKQAPITIKAKHYLIAAGAIGSPAILMRSNVPDPYRRIGLRTFLHPVTMSVAQMPQEVAGYAGAPQSIYSDHFQWPDDDQMGFKLEVPPLQPVLASVLMKKTGDALRQRMLKLPYTQVLLALLRDGFHSESQGGRVILHNDGTPILDYPLTPYIWKAVKHSLLTMAEIQFAAGAKQVFPAHIDSTLSNSWHEVKEQINRLDLVSYKTLLGSAHVMGGCGMGETPYNSVVNSQCRFHHFDNLSILDGSVFPTSIGANPQLSIYALSALQSNQLANELTKSKSNS
- the coaD gene encoding pantetheine-phosphate adenylyltransferase is translated as MNTVVYPGTFDPITKGHTDLIERAAKLFDQVVIAVAESPKKKPIFSLDHRVCLAKEVTSGLKNVEVCGFNNLLADFVQERKANVILRGLRAVSDFEYEFQLANMNRILAPSVESLFLTPSEKYSYISSTLVREIAALGGDVSKFVHPCVEKALKGCFEPHKQ
- a CDS encoding YfhL family 4Fe-4S dicluster ferredoxin, coding for MALLITDECINCDVCEPECPNSAISPGEEIYEIDPMLCTECVGHYDEPQCQQVCPVDCIPHDPDHQESHDELMQKYMIITGQAS
- the mutM gene encoding bifunctional DNA-formamidopyrimidine glycosylase/DNA-(apurinic or apyrimidinic site) lyase, encoding MPELPEVETTRRGVSPHIVGSNVKQVVIREHRLRWPVPAALPKLLTGSKLISLERRAKYLLFGFSQGTLIIHLGMSGSLRIVSPDQPVAKHDHADFIFSNGQILRFTDPRKFGAILWADNTTPINEHQLLGHLGPEPLTNQFDGNLLFELSRKRSLAVKQFIMDNQVVVGVGNIYANEALFKAGIKPDRKAGSISRQRYLRLATEIKHVLVAAIKQGGTTLKDFVGGDGKPGYFKQELSVYGRGGEACLICGKTLVEIKLGQRATVYCQRCQS